The following proteins are encoded in a genomic region of Labeo rohita strain BAU-BD-2019 chromosome 5, IGBB_LRoh.1.0, whole genome shotgun sequence:
- the akr1a1a gene encoding aldo-keto reductase family 1 member A1-A has translation MTAAITLSTGQQMPAVGLGTWKSAPGQVKQAVLAALDCGYRHIDCAAAYSNEREVGEALSERLAAGQPLRREDIFVTSKLWNTKHHPDDVEEACKKSLSDLRLSYLDLYLMHWPMAFERGDELMPRRPDGTIRYDDTHYRDTWAAMEKLVDQGLVKAIGLSNFNARQIDDILSIAKHKPVVNQVECHPYLVQTQLVCYCWSRGLSVTAYSPLGSPDRPWVTSEEAHLLDDPRVVGLAKRYNKTPAQVIIRWHVQRGVVCIPKSVTASRIKQNIEVFDFKLTDEDMRVIESFNRNERLIIPTIMIDGQKVWRDAKHPNFPFNDPY, from the exons ATGACAGCAGCAATCACTCTCTCCACGGGTCAGCAGATGCCAGCGGTGGGCTTAGGAACATGGAAAAGTGCCCCAGGACAG GTGAAGCAGGCTGTACTGGCAGCTTTAGACTGTGGCTACAGGCACATTGACTGCGCAGCAGCTTACAGCAATGAGCGAGAGGTTGGAGAGGCCCTGAGTGAACGACTTGCAGCAGGACAG CCTCTGAGACGAGAGGACATTTTTGTGACCTCCAAGTTGTGGAACACCAAACACCATCCAGATGATGTGGAGGAGGCCTGCAAAAAGTCTTTGTCAGATCTGAGGCTCAGTTATCTGGACCTGTATCTCATGCACTGGCCAATGGCCTTTGA GAGAGGAGATGAGCTGATGCCCAGGCGACCTGATGGCACTATTCGGTATGATGACACTCACTATAGAGACACATGGGCAGCCATGGAGAAGCTGGTCGACCAAGGCCTGGTAAAAGCCATTGGCTTGTCAAATTTCAATGCCAGACAGATTGATGACATTCTCAGCATTGCTAAACACAAGCCAGTGGTTAACCAG GTGGAGTGCCATCCATACCTGGTTCAGACTCAGCTGGTATGTTACTGTTGGAGTCGAGGGCTGTCAGTAACAGCCTACAGTCCTCTGGGTTCTCCTGATCGCCCATGGGTTACATCTGAAGAAGCCCATCTGCTGGATGACCCAAGGGTGGTCGGTTTGGCCAAGCGCTATAACAAGACTCCTGCTCAAGTCATCATCAG ATGGCATGTACAAAGAGGTGTCGTTTGCATCCCCAAAAGCGTCACTGCATCCAGGATCAAACAGAACATTGAG gtgtttgattttaaattaactgatgaagacatgagggtgattgaATCTTTCAATAGGAATGAGAGGCTTATCATTCCAactataatg aTTGATGGACAAAAGGTCTGGAGAGATGCGAAGCACCCCAATTTTCCTTTCAATGATCCATATTGA
- the vcp gene encoding transitional endoplasmic reticulum ATPase, producing the protein MASGGESKNDDLSTAILKQKNRPNRLIVDESINEDNSVVSLSQAKMDELQLFRGDTVLLKGKKRRETVCIVLSDDTCSDEKVRMNRVVRNNLRVRLGDVISIQPCPDVKYGKRIHVLPIDDTVEGITGNLFEVYLKPYFLEAYRPIRKGDIFLVRGGMRAVEFKVVETDPSPYCIVAPDTVIHCEGEPIKREDEEESLNEVGYDDIGGVRKQLAQIKEMVELPLRHPALFKAIGVKPPRGILLYGPPGTGKTLIARAVANETGAFFFLINGPEIMSKLAGESESNLRKAFEEAEKNAPAIIFIDELDAIAPKREKTHGEVERRIVSQLLTLMDGLKQRAHVIVMAATNRPNSIDPALRRFGRFDREVDIGIPDATGRLEILQIHTKNMKLADDVDLEQVANETHGHVGADLAALCSEAALQAIRKKMDLIDLEDETIDAEVMNSLAVTMDDFRWALSQSNPSALRETVVEVPNITWEDIGGLDDVKRELQELVQYPVEHPDKFLKFGMTPSKGVLFYGPPGCGKTLLAKAIANECQANFISIKGPELLTMWFGESEANVREIFDKARQAAPCVLFFDELDSIAKARGGNVGDGGGAADRVINQILTEMDGMSSKKNVFIIGATNRPDIIDPAILRPGRLDQLIYIPLPDEKSRIAILKANLRKSPISKDVDLDFLAKMTNGFSGADLTEICQRACKLAIRESIENEIRRERERQTNPSAMEVEEDDPVPEIRKDHFEEAMRFARRSVSDNDIRKYEMFAQTLQQSRGFGSFRFPSSNQGGSGPSQGSSGGGGGNIFNEDNDDDLYG; encoded by the exons aTCCAAAAATGATGATCTTTCCACTGCCATTCTGAAGCAGAAGAACAGGCCAAATAGGTTGATTGTTGATGAATCCATCAATGAAGACAACAGTGTTGTGTCTCTCTCTCAG gcaaaGATGGATGAGCTCCAGCTCTTTAGGGGAGACACAGTGCTGTTGAAGGGCAAGAAGAGGAGGGAGACAGTTTGCATCGTCCTGTCTGATGACACCTGCTCTGATGAAAAAGTTCGCATGAACAGGGTGGTCCGCAACAACCTCAGAGTGCGCCTTGGTGATGTCATCAG TATTCAGCCATGTCCAGATGTGAAGTACGGAAAGCGCATTCATGTTCTGCCCATTGATGACACAGTGGAGGGCATCACTGGCAACCTGTTTGAGGTCTATCTTAAGCCTTACTTCTTGGAGGCTTACCGACCAATCCGTAAAG GTGACATTTTCCTGGTCAGGGGAGGCATGCGTGCTGTGGAGTTCAAAGTTGTGGAGACTGACCCCAGCCCGTACTGTATTGTGGCCCCAGACACAGTGATCCACTGTGAGGGGGAACCCATCAAGAGAGAG GATGAGGAAGAGTCTCTGAATGAGGTAGGATATGATGACATTGGAGGGGTTAGGAAACAGCTCGCCCAAATCAAAGAAATGGTAGAGCTGCCTCTGAGACACCCTGCTCTCTTCAAGGCTATTGGAGTGAAG CCTCCCCGTGGCATTCTGCTGTATGGACCCCCTGGAACTGGAAAGACTCTTATCGCTCGTGCTGTGGCAAATGAAACTGGAGCATTCTTCTTCCTCATCAATG GCCCTGAGATCATGAGTAAACTGGCAGGTGAATCTGAGAGCAATTTGCGCAAGGCTTTTGAGGAAGCAGAGAAGAACGCACCAGCCATCATCTTTATTGATGAACTTGATGCCATTGCACCAAAAAGAGAGAAG ACTCATGGTGAGGTGGAGAGGCGCATTGTGTCTCAGCTGCTCACTCTGATGGACGGACTGAAGCAGAGGGCTCATGTCATCGTCATGGCAGCCACTAACAGACCCAACAGCATTGACCCGGCTCTCAGGCGATTTG GACGCTTTGACAGAGAGGTGGACATCGGCATTCCAGACGCAACTGGAAGACTTGAGATACTTCAGATCCACACCAAGAACATGAAGCTTGCAGATGATGTTGATCTGGAGCAG GTGGCAAATGAGACCCACGGCCATGTGGGTGCTGATCTGGCCGCCCTTTGCTCAGAGGCTGCCCTGCAAGCCATCAGAAAGAAAATGGACCTTATTGATCTGGAGGATGAGACCATCGATGCAGAGGTTATGAACTCCCTGGCTGTAACAATGGATGACTTCAGG TGGGCTCTTAGCCAGAGCAACCCATCTGCCCTGAGAGAGACGGTTGTGGAGGTGCCCAACATCACCTGGGAGGATATTGGTGGCCTTGATGATGTCAAGAGAGAGCTGCAGGAGCTGGTGCAG TACCCAGTGGAACATCCAGACAAATTCCTTAAGTTTGGCATGACCCCATCCAAGGGTGTGCTGTTCTATGGACCACCAGGTTGTGGTAAAACCCTGCTGGCCAAGGCCATTGCCAATGAGTGCCAGGCCAATTTCATCTCAATCAAGGGCCCAGAACTGCTCACCATGTGGTTTGGAGAGTCTGAGGCTAACGTCCGTGAGATCTTTGACAAG GCTCGTCAAGCTGCTCCCTGTGTGCTGTTCTTCGATGAATTGGACTCCATTGCTAAGGCTCGTGGTGGAAACGTTGGTGACGGTGGCGGCGCTGCTGACAGAGTCATTAACCAGATTCTCACAGAAATGGACGGTATGTCCAGCAAGAAGAACGTCTTCATCATTGGGGCCACCAACAGACCAGACATCATTGACCCTGCCATCCTCAGGCCTGGGCGACTGGACCAGCTTATCTACATCCCACTGCCTGATGAGAAGTCTCGCATTGCCATTCTCAAAGCTAACCTCAGGAAGTCTCCAATCTCAAAG GACGTGGACCTGGACTTCTTGGCCAAGATGACCAATGGCTTTTCAGGTGCTGACTTGACTGAGATCTGTCAGAGAGCCTGTAAACTGGCTATCCGTGAGTCCATTGAGAATGAGATCAGACGGGAACGTGAGAGGCAGACCAACCCTTCTGCAATG GAGGTGGAGGAGGATGACCCAGTGCCTGAGATTAGAAAGGACCATTTCGAGGAAGCCATGCGCTTTGCCCGCCGTTCCGTCAGCGATAACGACATCCGCAAATACGAGATGTTCGCACAGACCCTGCAACAAAGCAGAGGCTTTGGCAGTTTCAG attccCATCCAGTAACCAAGGAGGAAGTGGACCAAGTCAGGGCTCTTCTGGTGGCGGCGGAGGCAACATCTTCAATGAGGACAACGATGATGATCTTTATGGATAA